The following are from one region of the Nostoc cf. commune SO-36 genome:
- a CDS encoding DNA recombination-mediator protein A, with translation MSQSTDLINLDTLAQELATIQQTGSKRIALLGSRHVPITHQNLIEMMTYALVLSGNRIITSGATGTNSAAIKGATRADANLLTVILPQSLERQPLESRQQLEQVMHLVENPSNDTLSLAEASYLCNKEIVSRCQQLICFAFHDSRTLLQTCQDAEEQRKVVTLFYFD, from the coding sequence TTGAGCCAATCAACAGACCTTATTAACCTCGATACATTAGCGCAAGAACTAGCGACAATCCAGCAAACAGGTTCGAAAAGAATCGCCTTGTTGGGTTCTCGTCATGTGCCGATTACGCATCAGAATCTTATTGAAATGATGACTTATGCCCTAGTTTTATCGGGTAATCGAATCATTACTTCTGGTGCTACAGGTACAAATTCAGCGGCCATCAAGGGAGCAACCCGGGCTGATGCAAATTTGTTGACGGTGATTCTCCCCCAAAGCCTGGAACGCCAGCCTTTGGAATCGCGCCAGCAACTAGAACAGGTAATGCATCTAGTCGAAAATCCCAGTAATGATACTTTGTCCCTTGCTGAGGCTAGTTACCTGTGCAACAAGGAGATTGTCTCCCGTTGCCAGCAACTAATCTGCTTTGCGTTTCACGACAGCCGCACCCTGTTACAAACTTGCCAGGATGCAGAAGAACAAAGAAAAGTGGTGACGCTTTTCTACTTTGATTAG
- a CDS encoding Uma2 family endonuclease codes for MDTVITPQRIELPPGAVLKLLGNWQDYQVLSQQLGDRSSPRIKYRRGEILLMAPLPEHGRDASLLALIVIAILDHLNRIYESFTPITMSLSEISGIEPDFCFYIENCRAVVGKKRIDWESDPPPDLAIEIDVTSYTDINDFLPYRVPEVWILKSNRLLIYRLQEESYVITESSYFPNVREIVQQCLQMANEQTTSEVIRWLKNFLRGQN; via the coding sequence ATGGATACCGTAATTACACCACAAAGAATAGAGTTACCACCTGGCGCGGTGTTGAAGCTTTTGGGAAACTGGCAAGACTATCAAGTATTGAGTCAGCAATTAGGCGATCGCTCCTCACCTCGCATTAAATATCGAAGAGGAGAAATTTTACTGATGGCACCATTACCTGAGCATGGAAGAGATGCCAGCTTACTGGCATTAATAGTAATAGCTATACTTGACCACTTAAACCGCATATACGAGTCATTTACGCCTATCACCATGAGCTTGTCAGAGATTAGCGGTATTGAACCAGACTTTTGCTTTTACATTGAAAATTGTAGAGCAGTCGTAGGCAAAAAAAGAATTGATTGGGAGTCAGATCCACCACCTGATTTAGCAATTGAAATAGATGTGACAAGCTACACCGACATTAATGATTTCTTGCCTTATAGAGTACCAGAAGTCTGGATATTAAAGAGTAATCGGCTATTAATTTATAGATTGCAGGAAGAAAGTTATGTGATTACAGAAAGCAGCTATTTTCCTAACGTTCGAGAAATTGTGCAGCAATGTCTCCAAATGGCTAATGAGCAAACAACAAGTGAAGTCATTAGGTGGCTAAAGAACTTTTTGCGTGGACAAAACTAA
- a CDS encoding glycine betaine ABC transporter substrate-binding protein: MKRFLVLCFLSFAALLVITGCTPNINSNNDANIVVASKDFTEQDILGELLAQQIEGTTNLKVARRPRLGGSFVCHNAINAGIIDAYIEYTGTALTAILKQKPVNGSKEVYEIVKQTYAQQFNLEVMPSLGFENTFAMIIRGEDAKRNNIQTISEATQYTPQWRGGFGYEFLEREDGFPGLAKTYDLRFAKPPQIMDLGLIYRALLQKQVDMVAGNSTDGQISRLGLVVLKDDKNYFPPYETVPIVRQETLKKYPELREAIASLAGKISADEMRQLNYLVEGELREIKDVVQEFRKSKGLK; this comes from the coding sequence ATGAAAAGATTTTTGGTATTGTGCTTTTTAAGTTTTGCTGCGTTACTGGTAATCACTGGTTGCACGCCGAATATCAATAGTAATAACGATGCTAATATAGTTGTTGCTTCCAAAGATTTTACCGAACAAGATATTTTAGGTGAACTTTTAGCACAGCAAATTGAGGGAACAACTAATTTAAAAGTAGCTCGTCGTCCTCGGCTCGGTGGTTCTTTTGTTTGTCATAATGCGATTAATGCTGGCATAATTGATGCTTATATTGAGTATACAGGCACAGCTTTGACTGCGATTTTAAAGCAAAAACCAGTTAATGGCTCCAAAGAAGTTTATGAAATAGTAAAACAAACTTATGCCCAGCAATTTAATCTAGAAGTGATGCCAAGCTTGGGTTTTGAAAACACTTTTGCGATGATTATTCGGGGTGAAGATGCCAAGCGGAATAATATTCAAACTATCTCTGAAGCTACTCAATATACACCACAGTGGCGTGGCGGTTTCGGCTACGAATTTTTAGAACGAGAAGATGGTTTTCCTGGATTAGCTAAAACTTACGATTTACGTTTTGCTAAACCACCCCAAATTATGGACTTGGGTTTAATATATCGTGCTTTGCTTCAAAAGCAGGTAGATATGGTGGCGGGTAATTCCACTGATGGGCAGATTTCTCGCTTGGGTTTAGTTGTACTAAAAGATGATAAAAATTATTTTCCACCTTATGAAACTGTGCCCATTGTTCGGCAAGAAACACTGAAAAAATATCCAGAATTAAGAGAAGCGATCGCTTCTCTCGCCGGAAAGATTTCGGCAGATGAAATGCGGCAATTAAATTACTTAGTCGAGGGAGAGTTACGTGAAATTAAAGATGTTGTTCAGGAGTTTCGCAAATCGAAGGGATTAAAATAA
- a CDS encoding ATP-binding cassette domain-containing protein encodes MPQNNQATVEFRDVTFSRNHRPLVSNLNFTIRQGEALVLLGRSGSGKTTTMKLINRLFTPTQGEVLFDGIPTTQWDEIKLRRKIGYVIQEIGLFPHFTVERNVGLVPSLEGWQSKQIKTRVYELLQLVGLEPAQFAGRYPHELSGGQRQRVGVARALAADPPVLLMDEPFGALDPITRLELQQEFRHLQQELGKTVVFVTHDIQEALVLASRIGLMSGGELVVLGTKDEFMRSQHPESLAFVQCLRSLQDTL; translated from the coding sequence ATGCCGCAAAATAACCAAGCCACCGTCGAATTCCGCGATGTCACCTTTAGCCGCAATCATCGCCCATTGGTGTCAAATCTCAATTTCACCATCCGTCAAGGAGAAGCACTAGTATTACTTGGGCGCAGTGGTAGCGGCAAAACTACGACAATGAAGTTAATTAATCGCCTATTCACACCTACACAAGGTGAAGTTTTATTTGATGGTATTCCCACAACTCAATGGGATGAAATTAAACTGCGGCGAAAAATTGGTTACGTCATTCAAGAAATTGGTTTATTTCCCCATTTTACAGTTGAACGCAATGTAGGTTTAGTTCCTTCTTTAGAAGGTTGGCAATCTAAACAAATAAAAACGCGGGTTTATGAATTGTTGCAATTAGTAGGTTTAGAACCAGCACAATTCGCTGGGCGTTACCCGCACGAACTTTCGGGAGGACAAAGGCAAAGAGTCGGTGTAGCCAGGGCTTTAGCAGCAGATCCGCCTGTGCTGTTGATGGATGAACCCTTTGGCGCACTCGATCCAATTACGCGGCTAGAACTGCAACAAGAGTTTCGACATTTGCAGCAAGAATTAGGTAAGACAGTTGTTTTTGTCACCCATGACATTCAAGAAGCCTTGGTTTTGGCATCGAGAATTGGTTTAATGTCTGGCGGAGAATTGGTAGTATTGGGGACGAAAGATGAATTTATGCGATCGCAACACCCAGAAAGCCTCGCTTTTGTTCAATGTTTGCGTTCCCTACAAGATACTTTATGA
- a CDS encoding Spx/MgsR family RNA polymerase-binding regulatory protein, with the protein MSIQVYGIPNCSTCKKALTWLQHNNIDHEFINTKDTPPTREMIQNWVKSLGFAPMRNTSGQSYRALGEQKKIWNDEQWIDAFTHDAMLLKRPLIVKDGTAVLVGFKNEAVVQEKLGL; encoded by the coding sequence ATGTCTATTCAAGTCTACGGAATTCCCAATTGCAGCACTTGCAAAAAAGCTTTGACTTGGCTACAACACAACAACATTGACCATGAGTTTATCAACACCAAAGATACTCCGCCAACCCGTGAGATGATTCAAAACTGGGTAAAGTCTTTGGGTTTTGCTCCCATGCGAAATACCTCTGGTCAATCCTACCGCGCTTTAGGAGAGCAAAAGAAGATTTGGAATGATGAACAGTGGATTGACGCATTCACTCACGACGCAATGCTTCTCAAACGTCCACTTATCGTCAAAGATGGAACAGCGGTGCTAGTCGGTTTTAAAAATGAGGCAGTAGTTCAAGAAAAATTAGGACTTTAG
- a CDS encoding GNAT family N-acetyltransferase, with translation MIRPITPDDTDALIALADATGLFAPKELEELGEVLSDYFGGNIGRDHFWITDDDDGTVGVAYYAPAPMTDGTWYLYLIAIRPDRQGQGRGTALLRYVEQALTARGERVLLVETSGLTSFEGTRAFYRKCGYDEEARIRDYYKAGDDKIVYRKVLAAPITNCQ, from the coding sequence ATGATTCGACCGATAACGCCCGATGACACAGACGCGCTGATAGCTTTAGCCGACGCGACCGGTTTGTTTGCGCCCAAAGAGCTTGAAGAACTGGGCGAAGTTCTGTCAGATTATTTTGGCGGTAACATCGGGCGAGATCACTTCTGGATTACCGATGACGATGACGGGACGGTAGGAGTCGCGTACTATGCACCAGCTCCAATGACCGATGGAACTTGGTATCTATACTTAATTGCCATCCGACCCGACCGCCAGGGACAAGGACGTGGTACAGCATTGCTGCGCTACGTTGAGCAAGCATTGACGGCGCGTGGTGAGCGTGTGCTGTTGGTGGAAACGTCGGGACTTACGAGCTTTGAGGGTACACGAGCGTTTTACCGCAAGTGCGGTTACGACGAGGAAGCGAGAATCCGCGACTACTACAAAGCAGGCGATGACAAGATTGTTTACCGCAAGGTGTTGGCTGCTCCTATTACTAATTGCCAATAA
- a CDS encoding phytochelatin synthase family protein, whose translation MDLDNLSQISKRDLEIIQLHQFQTTHSTVCNVTAIAYAFTALGYLTTVDEIFYATQLPIASVLDDGMTLAETYDTCRTYIEKKEIPLSIRVEHFDKPSMTLEAFTREVETAVCDETDVHILNFNTRIAHENPSLEGGHFSLLADYDPKTQEITIADTNPKRYTRFWKCPIQRIYAACVDKDSSSNRSRGMIVLRRLEKANLKGNGVVHPSEIALNALHSE comes from the coding sequence ATGGATCTTGATAATCTATCTCAAATTTCCAAACGAGATTTGGAAATCATTCAACTACATCAGTTTCAAACAACCCATTCTACTGTTTGCAATGTCACTGCAATTGCTTATGCCTTTACCGCATTGGGATATCTGACGACTGTTGATGAGATTTTCTATGCTACCCAACTGCCGATCGCATCGGTTTTAGATGATGGCATGACGTTAGCAGAAACTTACGATACCTGTCGAACTTACATTGAAAAAAAAGAAATACCTTTGTCTATTCGGGTAGAGCATTTTGATAAACCGAGTATGACGCTCGAAGCATTCACCCGTGAAGTTGAAACCGCAGTTTGTGACGAAACTGATGTCCACATTCTTAACTTCAATACCCGTATTGCTCATGAAAATCCAAGTTTAGAAGGTGGTCACTTCTCCTTATTGGCAGACTATGATCCGAAAACTCAAGAAATAACCATTGCAGATACAAATCCTAAACGGTATACCCGGTTTTGGAAATGTCCAATTCAACGTATATATGCCGCTTGCGTAGATAAAGATTCCTCATCAAATCGCTCTCGTGGCATGATCGTGCTTCGCAGACTGGAAAAAGCCAATCTAAAAGGTAACGGAGTGGTTCATCCATCAGAAATTGCCTTGAACGCTCTCCATTCTGAATAA
- a CDS encoding CHAT domain-containing protein, which yields MELNLRFPENNQVIVKFDEQETDRLAFASPLSAADREEICWYLETYAAHYTMDVDDQRAERMAEKLQQWGEDLFNAVFQDRAAQRLFNDFQEQNQPGRLLTISASHPAILSLPWELLRDPQGTYLFLENPRISIRRRLAGAGGGRRPFKVQVKDRLRLLFVVSRPSDAGFIDPRSEAMAVLDAIQEAASGRVEVEFLRPATLDNLVERLEDSRKPPVDIVHFDGHGVFDLDGRFQEQAKHSDPVGVTKGGNGNGGNIGYLLFEDKEGKKALITAETLGDMLNRQKVGLIVLSACQSAAMGGEDGEDAMGCVAARLTHAGIPTVLAMTHSILVTTAHQLFAKFYQGLVSGAGMGEALDNARRDLYLNQKRGERQRGEERVQLKLQDWFLPALYQAAGDTPLLQQDFTGSNQESGEESKWGNLPDLQEAGFFGRSRELWQIERWFVQGTRRLTVSGFGGQGKTYLVQEAGRWLHRTGMFEKVCFVDYAAFQGVDAVGWAVSTLATVLEQSLIDAKAATQALRNQATLLILDNLETLPPEPLRELLTVAKEWSETEKCRVLLTTRTPDFHHPDYLTEGSRKHISLPLRGLGEEDALAYFQSLIKLPPAPTFEPPKREVLLKLFKLVDFHPLSIGLLARELKTRRPAELGQRLEALIAQTPDNPLLASLNLSLERLDAEAMQLLPRLGVFQGGALELNLLKITEISKSQWQTLRPALEATGLIQVDERFVKFHPTLAPALWPRLSPEAQTELLARYQECYYQLSQVLYFEDSKDPHFARVIAQRELPNLLYAVDGALNAGAESAVDFVERVNLFLGYFGLNRDRTRLNQRIAELTGEVGSDTWYLSRKSSGEQLFNASRYQEAAQVFSEILAELGEQPSYKRCFTLDMLGRCFQEQRQTVQAAQIYRQGLAVAQQLEQSDGVKQLMRTLQTELADALRDMGDYDEARIAYEAGLAINKEVGNPSGAAVSNFQLGTLAMRQGSLPEAEQRYREVLATFQQLNEPVKEAAAWHQLGIVYEEAKQWNAAEDAYRKSAQINESLGNLADAATNWGQLGNLNTFVGKLEEAEAWFRKALEQYQKLKNQTSASQILSNLAYILQNQPHRLSEARQLAEEALTIRKTLDPAAAEIWKIYDILADIADKQGDSTEAKEYRRQARQAKAAFAGTQYELRKYEPLIAGAVDAVDNAEIREQLEVEMENFSEVWQNLVAAIRRILAGERDENMLCEPLDLEESMIIYAILRGIADPQSLAALLAE from the coding sequence ATGGAATTAAATCTGCGGTTCCCAGAGAATAACCAGGTCATTGTAAAATTTGACGAGCAAGAAACCGATAGGCTAGCCTTTGCCTCACCATTGAGTGCAGCAGACAGAGAAGAGATTTGCTGGTACTTAGAAACTTATGCGGCTCATTACACTATGGATGTAGATGATCAACGGGCAGAAAGGATGGCAGAAAAATTGCAGCAATGGGGCGAAGATTTATTTAATGCAGTTTTTCAAGATCGGGCTGCTCAACGGCTGTTTAATGATTTTCAAGAGCAAAATCAACCAGGACGCTTATTAACAATTAGCGCTAGTCATCCAGCAATTTTATCGCTGCCTTGGGAATTGTTACGCGACCCACAAGGGACTTATTTGTTTCTTGAAAATCCCCGCATTTCTATTCGTCGCCGCTTGGCAGGTGCAGGGGGTGGCCGCAGACCGTTTAAAGTGCAAGTCAAGGATCGTTTGCGGTTATTGTTTGTGGTCAGTCGCCCTAGTGATGCGGGATTTATTGACCCCCGTAGTGAAGCAATGGCTGTGTTGGACGCGATTCAAGAAGCAGCTAGTGGACGAGTTGAGGTAGAGTTTTTGCGTCCAGCAACCTTAGATAACTTAGTAGAACGGTTAGAAGACTCGCGCAAACCCCCTGTTGATATTGTGCATTTTGATGGTCATGGGGTATTTGATCTTGATGGGCGTTTCCAAGAACAAGCTAAACATAGCGACCCGGTGGGAGTAACTAAAGGCGGGAATGGGAACGGCGGCAATATAGGTTATTTGTTATTTGAGGATAAAGAAGGGAAAAAAGCCCTGATTACTGCCGAAACCTTGGGTGATATGCTAAATCGGCAAAAGGTAGGGTTAATTGTCCTGTCTGCCTGTCAGTCGGCGGCGATGGGTGGTGAAGATGGAGAGGATGCAATGGGTTGTGTTGCCGCTAGGTTAACCCATGCGGGCATTCCCACAGTTTTGGCAATGACTCATTCGATATTAGTGACAACCGCCCATCAACTGTTTGCTAAATTTTATCAGGGTTTGGTGTCTGGTGCAGGTATGGGTGAAGCATTAGATAATGCGCGGCGAGACTTGTATCTCAACCAGAAACGGGGAGAACGACAACGGGGTGAGGAACGGGTGCAGTTAAAATTGCAAGATTGGTTTTTACCTGCCTTGTATCAAGCGGCTGGCGATACGCCGTTATTACAACAAGACTTTACAGGCAGCAACCAAGAAAGCGGCGAGGAGTCAAAATGGGGAAACTTGCCGGATTTACAAGAAGCTGGATTTTTTGGTCGTAGCCGAGAATTGTGGCAGATAGAACGGTGGTTTGTGCAGGGAACGCGCCGCCTCACAGTGTCGGGTTTTGGTGGACAAGGGAAAACCTATCTTGTCCAGGAAGCAGGACGCTGGTTACACCGCACGGGGATGTTTGAGAAAGTCTGTTTTGTTGATTATGCTGCTTTTCAGGGTGTGGATGCTGTAGGCTGGGCAGTTAGCACCTTGGCGACAGTATTAGAGCAGAGTTTAATTGATGCAAAGGCGGCAACTCAGGCGTTGCGTAACCAAGCCACATTGCTAATTTTAGATAACTTAGAAACTTTGCCCCCAGAACCTTTACGGGAACTGTTAACCGTAGCAAAAGAGTGGTCTGAAACTGAAAAATGTCGGGTGCTACTCACCACTCGCACACCAGATTTTCACCATCCTGATTATCTTACAGAAGGCAGCCGCAAACATATCTCCTTACCTTTGCGAGGTTTGGGAGAAGAAGATGCACTCGCGTATTTCCAGAGTTTGATTAAACTGCCGCCAGCACCCACATTTGAACCACCTAAACGCGAAGTGTTGTTGAAATTATTTAAACTGGTAGATTTTCATCCCCTGTCGATTGGTTTGTTGGCGAGAGAGTTGAAAACCCGCCGTCCGGCAGAATTGGGACAACGCCTAGAAGCGTTGATTGCCCAAACACCAGATAATCCCCTATTGGCATCATTGAATTTATCTTTAGAACGGTTGGATGCTGAAGCAATGCAGTTGTTGCCTCGTTTAGGCGTGTTTCAGGGCGGGGCGTTAGAACTTAACTTGCTGAAAATCACAGAAATTTCTAAGTCACAGTGGCAAACTTTGCGCCCAGCATTAGAAGCCACTGGGTTAATTCAAGTTGATGAGCGTTTTGTCAAATTTCACCCCACCTTAGCCCCTGCCTTGTGGCCGCGTTTATCTCCAGAAGCACAGACAGAACTGCTTGCCCGTTATCAAGAGTGTTATTATCAACTTTCTCAGGTTTTGTATTTTGAAGATAGCAAAGACCCTCATTTTGCCCGTGTCATTGCCCAACGGGAATTACCAAATTTACTTTATGCAGTTGATGGCGCGTTGAATGCAGGTGCAGAATCGGCAGTAGACTTTGTTGAGCGGGTAAACTTGTTTCTCGGCTACTTTGGACTTAACCGCGATCGCACTAGACTAAATCAACGGATTGCTGAGTTGACTGGGGAAGTAGGTTCCGATACATGGTATCTCAGCCGTAAAAGTTCAGGTGAGCAATTATTCAATGCTAGTCGCTATCAAGAAGCAGCGCAGGTGTTTAGTGAGATACTGGCAGAGTTGGGTGAGCAACCAAGTTATAAGCGCTGTTTTACTTTGGATATGCTAGGGCGGTGCTTTCAAGAGCAAAGACAAACAGTACAAGCAGCACAAATCTACCGCCAGGGGTTGGCAGTGGCGCAGCAGTTGGAACAGTCTGATGGTGTAAAGCAACTGATGAGAACGTTGCAGACTGAATTGGCAGATGCGCTGAGGGATATGGGAGATTATGATGAGGCACGCATTGCTTATGAAGCAGGATTAGCTATTAACAAAGAAGTTGGAAACCCTAGTGGGGCTGCGGTATCAAATTTTCAACTCGGCACACTAGCCATGCGACAAGGAAGCCTCCCAGAAGCAGAACAGCGTTACCGAGAAGTACTAGCTACTTTCCAGCAACTCAACGAACCAGTAAAAGAAGCCGCAGCTTGGCATCAACTGGGTATAGTGTATGAAGAAGCCAAGCAGTGGAACGCTGCGGAAGATGCCTACCGAAAATCAGCACAAATTAACGAATCTCTAGGAAATCTGGCAGATGCAGCAACTAATTGGGGTCAATTAGGCAACCTCAATACATTTGTTGGCAAACTGGAAGAGGCAGAGGCTTGGTTTCGCAAGGCTTTAGAGCAATATCAAAAATTAAAAAATCAAACAAGTGCATCTCAAATATTAAGTAACCTCGCTTACATACTACAAAATCAACCCCACCGCCTCAGCGAAGCCCGACAATTGGCAGAAGAAGCATTAACTATCAGAAAAACCTTAGACCCGGCTGCGGCTGAGATTTGGAAAATTTATGACATCTTGGCAGATATTGCCGACAAGCAGGGCGACAGCACCGAAGCTAAAGAATATCGTCGCCAAGCAAGGCAAGCAAAAGCGGCGTTTGCGGGGACGCAGTATGAGTTGCGGAAATATGAGCCGTTGATTGCAGGGGCGGTAGATGCTGTGGATAATGCAGAAATCAGGGAACAGCTAGAAGTTGAGATGGAAAATTTTTCAGAAGTTTGGCAAAATCTCGTTGCTGCCATCCGTCGCATATTAGCCGGCGAGCGAGATGAGAATATGCTGTGCGAGCCGTTAGATTTGGAAGAGTCTATGATTATCTACGCTATCCTGCGGGGTATTGCTGACCCGCAATCCCTTGCAGCGTTATTGGCAGAGTGA
- a CDS encoding antitoxin translates to MDTAKLSTDGTHQVVILPEDFQLTGTEVYIKKIGNAIVLIAKDNPWQSLIESLDNFSDDFMTTRDQPLIDTRESL, encoded by the coding sequence ATGGACACCGCCAAACTCAGCACTGATGGCACTCATCAAGTTGTTATTTTGCCCGAAGATTTTCAACTCACTGGCACAGAAGTCTATATCAAAAAAATTGGTAACGCTATTGTTCTCATTGCCAAAGATAACCCCTGGCAATCTCTCATCGAGAGTCTAGACAATTTTTCCGATGATTTCATGACTACTAGAGATCAGCCACTCATCGACACCAGAGAGAGTTTGTAA